One Umboniibacter marinipuniceus DNA window includes the following coding sequences:
- a CDS encoding VOC family protein has product MKAKDRLTLTAKKLLSGLFLVGFTASSLTVAEEQSDNSAPVVKQVDHILYAAPDLETGMDEIEQLLGVRPAIGGKHPQYGTHNALLSLGNGQYFEVIAADPEASPPIRGMLFDIDSLDSSRLIAWVMQVDDLANQEAKYDGAGIGAVSSGVREQPDGTVLHWALSDPYALSPSGAIPALIDWGNTPHPSTGAPLAGELVSFAIYHPNPNEMTEKLAILGVDLEVKESAQPRLVVRIKRLDGQVVEIE; this is encoded by the coding sequence AGCGGGCTCTTCCTGGTTGGTTTTACGGCTTCTTCTCTAACAGTTGCCGAAGAGCAATCCGATAACTCAGCGCCGGTCGTCAAACAGGTCGATCACATACTCTATGCCGCGCCCGACCTCGAAACCGGTATGGATGAAATCGAACAGCTACTTGGGGTGAGACCAGCCATTGGCGGTAAGCATCCTCAATACGGCACGCACAACGCGCTGTTGTCGTTAGGCAACGGACAATATTTCGAAGTGATTGCGGCCGACCCTGAGGCATCACCGCCGATTCGCGGCATGCTCTTCGATATAGACAGCCTAGATAGTTCGCGCCTGATTGCTTGGGTTATGCAGGTGGATGATCTCGCTAACCAAGAAGCTAAGTATGACGGTGCCGGCATTGGTGCAGTATCTTCGGGTGTTCGTGAACAGCCCGACGGTACGGTGCTTCACTGGGCACTTTCCGATCCGTATGCTTTATCTCCAAGCGGGGCAATTCCTGCACTCATCGATTGGGGTAATACGCCTCATCCCTCAACGGGTGCTCCGCTTGCAGGCGAGTTGGTGAGCTTTGCGATCTATCATCCTAATCCTAACGAGATGACCGAAAAGCTCGCTATTCTCGGGGTAGATCTCGAGGTAAAAGAATCAGCGCAGCCACGACTCGTCGTCCGAATCAAACGTCTCGATGGTCAGGTGGTGGAAATTGAATAG
- a CDS encoding VOC family protein has translation MKAFRLTKSLVALLLSLVTILTSLNTRAEPAPEFQLDHVALSVADVDASAEFYHNILGLEEINNRTQIAGIRWFRFFDGRELHLISLLNDEVKVNKAVHFALTATNFDAFIDRLDANGIVYSDWPGEEGRINQRADGVQQVFIQDPDGYWIEVNSAR, from the coding sequence ATGAAAGCATTTCGATTGACCAAATCACTCGTCGCGCTGTTGCTTAGCCTAGTAACCATCTTAACGAGTTTAAACACCCGTGCAGAGCCCGCGCCCGAGTTCCAGCTAGATCACGTGGCATTATCGGTGGCTGATGTCGATGCCTCCGCCGAGTTTTACCACAACATACTAGGGCTTGAGGAAATCAATAATCGAACACAGATAGCGGGCATTCGATGGTTCCGTTTTTTCGATGGCCGAGAATTGCACCTAATTTCGTTGTTAAATGACGAAGTTAAGGTAAACAAGGCGGTTCACTTTGCGCTGACCGCCACCAACTTCGACGCCTTTATCGATCGCCTAGATGCCAACGGCATTGTTTACTCCGATTGGCCGGGCGAAGAGGGCAGAATTAATCAACGAGCCGACGGTGTGCAGCAGGTATTCATTCAAGACCCCGACGGCTATTGGATTGAAGTGAATAGCGCTCGTTGA
- a CDS encoding type II toxin-antitoxin system VapB family antitoxin, with protein sequence MRTNIVIDDQLMANALKATGLRTKREVVEEALKLIVRQRQQQSIKSLRGKLDWQGDLNELRSAE encoded by the coding sequence ATGCGAACTAACATTGTTATCGACGATCAACTCATGGCCAACGCGCTAAAAGCAACCGGTCTGCGCACTAAGCGCGAGGTGGTTGAGGAAGCGTTAAAACTCATCGTGCGCCAACGCCAGCAACAGTCAATCAAATCCCTCCGTGGGAAGCTTGATTGGCAGGGTGACCTAAATGAACTCCGCAGCGCCGAATGA
- the vapC gene encoding type II toxin-antitoxin system VapC family toxin — MIFVDTSVWVDYFNGVSSPQVNELDRRLDHDVVAMGDLILLEILQGFNNDRHYNLARERLLQLAQHEFLNYRLALKASENFRYLRKKGITVRKSNDVIIATYCIEYGVPLLFSDRDFEPFVKHLGLQAV; from the coding sequence ATGATATTTGTTGATACCAGCGTTTGGGTTGATTACTTTAACGGGGTAAGTTCACCTCAAGTTAACGAATTAGATCGAAGGCTTGATCATGATGTGGTGGCGATGGGCGACCTGATTCTCCTCGAAATTCTTCAAGGGTTTAATAACGACCGTCACTATAACCTTGCGCGTGAGCGTCTGCTGCAACTAGCGCAACATGAGTTTCTGAATTACCGATTAGCGCTTAAGGCTTCCGAGAATTTTCGCTATCTCCGCAAGAAAGGAATAACGGTTCGAAAATCAAATGACGTCATTATCGCCACGTATTGTATTGAGTATGGCGTACCGCTGTTATTTTCTGATCGCGATTTCGAGCCGTTTGTGAAGCATTTGGGATTGCAGGCGGTATAG